In one window of Helianthus annuus cultivar XRQ/B chromosome 17, HanXRQr2.0-SUNRISE, whole genome shotgun sequence DNA:
- the LOC110922948 gene encoding glycosylphosphatidylinositol anchor attachment 1 protein, whose translation MATTPEKDEEKPKHRPIIRIGIFIIAHSLSVSVVCCTAGVLALLLFPVIAKKTYVSENALLPDSANPMISDKDVSRANIFVNELTSLKLKSQNTVIEIPRLIALHMANLRGEVSYHKFQTQSNKFHPLRFFTSPNAEADNSNMTCESYATNTIGIVRAQHGDGKEAIVLVTPYNSVNLTQNEALSLGIAYSAFSLLAQVNWLAKDIIWIAADSRYGEYNSVAAWLREYHTPSSNGLHESIETDVYDTFRRAGTMAAALVIKVANRGEEGEKDAINIYAEASNGQMPNLDLINIVSYMAVHGEGLSVHVEKLVSLLDSRCLKFIGHVFERIGNVVRRLNPQWKFGIPVKDYVEGSATLVSSLYHQALGVPTGSHGAFRDYQIDAITIEITTNRSSTNKGGQDELLLQGGRLIETVLRSINNLLEKFHQSFFLYLLTSSNKFISVGVYMIAFLLLVAPLPVLAAALFSDAGKSIHKSEKNSKPFKSWRWLHPTKTICLIHLWGAIVSLLPYFIYQIPNSQPTYRLLIWAFLSLFILTVLGSLLGARSTQWAVLKSVTVSTAFIGLCLMSVINFATAEIGALLLVPLCLMIKPWRLAGKPHSALNLVLVALGFPGAVFLVVKSAFGFQNGSSLVEFWYWMESLWAWNSATYIYIGMVHLPCWVLCIYILLHPC comes from the exons ATGGCTACAACGCCGGAAAAAGATGAAGAGAAGCCGAAACATCGACCGATTATTCGTATCGGTATCTTCATCATTGCTCACAGCTTATCAGTTAG TGTTGTTTGTTGTACAGCTGGAGTTTTGGCTCTCCTACTGTTTCCTGTTATTGCGAAGAAAACCTACGTTTCGGAAAATGCACTATTGCCTG ATTCAGCGAATCCTATGATATCTGATAAGGATGTTTCTAGGGCAAACATATTTGTCAATGAGCTAACTAGCCTGAAATTGAAGTCTCAAAACACTGTCAT AGAAATTCCAAGACTGATAGCACTGCATATGGCAAACTTACGCGGAGAAGTCAGTTATCATAAGTTCCAAACTCAATCAAACAAATTCCACCCTCTTCGCTTCTTTACGAGTCCTAACGCAGAAGCGGACAATTCGAACATGACTTGTGAATCATACGCTACCAATACCATTGGAATCGTTAGGGCTCAACATGGCGATGGGAAAGAAGCTATTGTACTCGTGACTCCTTACAACTCTGTAAATCTGACTCAAAATGAAGCTCTATCTTTAGGAATTGCATACTCTGCGTTTTCGTTATTAGCTCAAGTTAATTGGCTAGCAAAAGATATTATATGGATAGCTGCAGACTCGCGATACGGAGAATATAACTCGGTTGCAGCTTGGTTAAGAGAATACCATACTCCTTCATCTAATGGTTTACATGAATCAATTGAGACAGATGTATATGATACTTTTAGACGTGCTGGAACAATGGCAGCTGCCCTTGTAATTAAAGTTGCAAATAGAGGTGAAGAAGGCGAGAAAGATGCAATAAACATTTATGCTGAGGCGTCTAACGGTCAAATGCCGAATCTTGACCTTATAAATATTGTGAGCTATATGGCGGTTCATGGAGAGGGTCTTAGTGTACATGTGGAGAAACTTGTGTCTTTGCTTGATTCCAGATGTCTGAAGTTCATTGGTCACGTGTTTGAGAGAATCGGGAATGTTGTTAGAAGGTTGAATCCTCAATGGAAGTTTGGTATCCCGGTGAAGGATTATGTTGAAGGTAGTGCTACGCTAGTTAGTTCACTCTATCACCAG GCGTTAGGCGTCCCCACAGGTTCCCATGGCGCTTTCCGTGATTATCAAATTGACGCAATTACTATTGAGATTACAACCAACCGATCTTCTACTAATAAAGGCGGACAAGATGAGCTTTTGTTGCAAGGTGGCAG GTTAATTGAAACAGTTTTACGGTCAATAAATAACCTCCTAGAGAAATTTCACCAATCCTTTTTCTTGTACTTATTAACATCATCAAACAAATTTATATCCGTTGGAGTCTACATGATTGCATTCTTACTGCTAGTTGCCCCGCTTCCTGTTCTTGCTGCTGCTTTATTTTCTGATGCCGGTAAATCAATCCACAAGTCAGAAAAAAATAGTAAACCATTTAAATCTTGGCGTTGGCTTCACCCAACGAAAACCATATGTCTCATTCATTTATGGGGAGCCATAGTCTCATTACTTCCTTATTTCATATATCAAATACCAAATTCTCAACCGACATATCGCCTTCTTATCTGGGCTTTCCTCTCACTTTTCATCTTAACTGTTTTGGGCTCATTATTGGGGGCCCGTTCCACTCAATGGGCTGTTCTGAAATCAGTGACAGTATCCACTGCATTTATCGGGCTGTGTCTGATGTCGGTTATAAACTTTGCAACCGCTGAAATTGGTGCGTTACTATTGGTTCCATTGTGCTTGATGATTAAACCATGGCGGTTAGCAGGTAAACCCCACTCTGCTTTAAATTTGGTTTTGGTAGCTCTCGGGTTTCCTGGTGCGGTATTTTTGGTGGTGAAAAGTGCATTCGGATTTCAAAACGGGTCTAGTTTAGTTGAGTTTTGGTACTGGATGGAGTCTTTATGGGCATGGAATAGTGCCACTTATATCTATATAGGCATGGTTCATCTTCCTTGCTGGGTTTTGTGTATTTACATTTTGTTACATCCTTGTTAG